The Corylus avellana chromosome ca11, CavTom2PMs-1.0 genome contains the following window.
ATTGTTTTCTGCTTGAATTTAGTGATattagttgtatttttttttttttttatatatatatatttaatctaatttttttagtttattgaTGGAAGTTCTTTACGTTATTATAATCAACATGGGCATATCCGTTTGACTTCTAGTTATGAAAACTAGCTCCTCTTAAGCTAATTGTGCTTAAAAGTGTCAAGGGAACAATTGTATAGTTTATATTGGTATTTCTCGTAGGAAATTTGTAAATCTGATAGTTTCTGATGATTACCCAGTTGGgaattttcatacaaattttgCTTCGGACTTGTGGGTATTTATTTATCTGCTAAAAGATTATCTGGGTGCTACTTCTTTTTTCATGTCTGGCTTGGGTTCTTAGGTTCGTGACTGTGCTGTAGAGGCTCTGTGTGCATTGGATGTTCTGCGAAAGGGATCACTGAGCCATTCCGTTGTTTAGTTTATGTCAACTGATTAGTGGATACGAACATTTACtttctataatttattttgtccACACAAAATTTTGGCAAAGTATGGTGTGGTGGTGTGTTTTAGCCCATTTTGTTAATCTAGTCGTgcatttttgacgtgctagttACACATTTTTTGACAAACTAGTTATGCATTTTTGACACAAAGAATGCATTTTTACTAGTTACACATTCTGTAGTCATACTATCAAAAGGATGTATCATGTGCCTAGGGGTTTTGACAAACTGAAGAAGATTCGGTCTGGATGTTTGGTGCAATTTGAACTGATAATGAAGATGAATGCAGATGGCGCTGATTCTTATGTGCAGTCATGGTCATACCGTATGTGACTGCATTCCTTCTGAACTGGTTTTGGAATTTGAGTTAAATGTACATTAATTCTTATGTCATTATtacccttttttctttaaattctcATTGACCATTTTTAttgataagataaaataaatgagattctcttcatttttcttgtaaaatgtCTTTTTCCCACCTTGAAAATTTGTTACTAGAAAACCTAATTCAGGGTATGACATGAATTTGATCTTCGAAGCATTTCTAGCCGATTGAGTTGGACTGCTGATAGACAAATACCATTTAAAGTATGATAATATggttgtctctctctctctctcttctcccaCCCCAGTCATCCTTACCGCTACTCTACAAAACCATACATGAGCTGAATATCAAAAACTTATTAAACGAAATCCTATTTTTTTAGAATGCTCAGCACTCTCAGGAGTACTTAACTATATATCTCCTAGTCATGATAAACAAATTTGCCCTTGATTTTACAACATTATATTGTTACAATTGCAGGGTTGGTAGAGGAAATCCAAATTGTTATTGCGGCACTGAAGAAGATTCGATTGAATTTTggacttccatttttttttttgtcaaagattgctacaattttttttatctaatctTTGACCAAGATTACTACAATTAATGGAAAGGTACATGAAGAATGGCATTTGTTTCGGCATTACTTTCCCTTTTCATACCTTTTAGATATGGAGCAAAGACGCTTTATGAGTTTAGGTATCTAAGGCTTGCCATATGTTAGACTTTTTATAGGTTGTCACCTATTAGGTAGTATTCGTAAGGTTGCTTTGTTGTATCCAAATTCCCCTCCCTCAATATGGTGATATTTAAAGATGGTTTCTTCTTGCTTCTATTCAGTTGTATAATGACTcactcaaaagaaaaattacagtcAGACCATTTGGGGTCATTCGATCCATTATATTCTTCCCTACAATCTCCCCTTCCTCTTTCTACCATGTAATTAAATTATGTCTTATgcagatgaaaaagaaaactgcAGTATTCCAGTACTTATATTTTCCAAGCTAAAATAACAAGTACCGGGCTAATGGTATAGACatgcttctttttcttgagTGCTGTGAAGCATATTTCCACAAGTTCAATGGCTTAGATTTTTCACATAATCTTGGGGGCAATGTTGTCATCCAATTATGGTGGATGATAATCAGTTGAATTGCAGTTATCATTTGATTGTAGTGCATTTTTTTGGTAGAtctgctttttttctttttcttagtttttgcAGACAGGTATTAAAACTGATTTTTCATGAATGACTACAGAAGGGGctaatttcattttcttcttctttacagCTCCTTTCCTTCCTACTTGTAAGTGGTTTGGGGAATGGACTGGTTGCATTTGCCTACTGTTAGTCTTTGTGAATGATGTTCAGTGGGCCAAAGAGTGCAAACCTCCTCAGTGTATTCCAATCGAAATGGCGTGGTGAATCATCTTTGACTACAGGCTTGCTTAAAGATGTGTCTCCTGAGATTGAATTGTCGGACTACGGAAGGGTACCACCAAGTCCTGGTAGTGAGAGCCCTTCGGGACTTCTTAATGGTGATACCTTGAATGTGGAACCAATTGCTGATTTGGACCTATTCTTTGAAAGGCTTTACAGCTACTACTGTGAGAAAGGGCTTTGGTGCATCATTATACAGTGGATAGTTGAGGTTCTAAGCCTGGGCTTCACAATTTGTTTCTCAggatttttcttattatttgttGACTGGAATGGTCTTCGTAATGCAAAGTGTGGGATGGATGCGGTTGAATCTGGAATTAAGCCTTGTGATCTTGCTAAGGATGCTCTTCATCGGCACCCATTAACTcccctaacacttaccaaagctATTATTGTTGGATATTTAGtgatattttccttttattggatcttttgttttttgaggttttttgCTCAATTAAAGGACACTTTGGGGATTCGTCACTTTTATTACAACAGGTAAGCTGTGAATAAGCTTATCtatataaactttgattgtgTTGAAGGCAATATTTTCTCTTCTGGTCAAAGTTCTTATGTTTTAGTAATATTTCATCATTAAATAACAATGAGCAAGGTTATTATGTACTGCAGTCTCCATGTTACGGACAATGAAATTCAAACAATGCCATGGGCAACAATTCTTGAGAAGGTTGTTCAGCTGCAAAGTTCACAACAACTATGTGTGGTTAAGGATCTTTCTGCTCATGATGTTGTAATGCGATTGATGCGCAAGGAAAACTACTTGATTGGAATGGTCAACAAGGGGGTTCTTGCATTCCCAATCTCTCAGTGGATCCCCGGTGTTGGGCCGACGGTCAAATTTGGCACACATGGAGCACAACATCGTCTGATACTGACAAAGACCCTTGAGTGGACCTTAAATTGGTGCATACTGCAGAGCATGTTTGATCGGTATGTTGAAATTTAAATGAATAACCATTATATTTAGTGTCTTGGGCATATATTTACATGGAAGGTGTATAATCATGATCTGTAATTACATATTCAGCATGTTCACTTTTATTCTCTTCTACAGTGTGTGTAAGAAAGTGTATTCCCCTTTGTTTGGGAATtgttacaaattttctttttttggttattattGGAAAATAATGATGCGTGATGCATTAATTTCAAGAATTTGCTAAAATAATGATGCATGATGCAGAACTTGCATTAATGCTTATGCATGCTTTCCGTGATCTGTAATGATTTTCTGATTTGACTGTGCTCTTTCTGCAGAAACTTCTGTGTTAGAAGGGAATTTATATCTAATCCAACAACCTTAAAGAAAAGGCTTATGGTAGTTGGGCTTGCAATGCTGCTTCTTTCACCGTTTCTTGTCATATTCATGCTGGTGTATCTCTTCCTGAGGCATGCCGAGCAATTCTATAATCATCCAAGTACTGCATCATCTCGAAGGTGGTCAACTTTGTCAAAATGGATCTTTAGGGAATATAATGaggtaattattatttttattgctaTTTTATTAAGTTCATCCAAGTTTCTTCCCAGATGAATGACCATAGTATCTTTATCCTTTTACCAATTAAAATAATGCTATAATGTTGGGGAATGATTGGTGATTCACATGATAAAGGATTAACTACAAAACACCTCTCTGTAATTAGTGATTTATACTTTATCTCCATGGCTTTCAAAGGGTTACACTAAACCTCCTTGCAGTTTGCCTCCTTGTGGTCTGGATTAAATTGAAACATTTTAATGAACTTATGAAATTATGTCACATCATCTATTTTGCACCCTAATTGCACACTgccctttttcctttttgtctatCCCCAATTGCTGTGGCATTGTGTGGAGTGTACATAAGCAAGACTGCCTTTACACCTTGCCCTTCCCAACCCAAATCTCCAACAGGGTGTCAAATATGTTGTTGCATCACTTGATTGGTTCACCAAAGTGCAAATTAGTCATGGTGGTAAGGTGTCATAAGATTATCATAGGGAGGTAAATCGGCACCCAATGATACTACTTGAATAATACTGCAGCTTCATTGTTAATTTGCAAGAATATTTACAAAGAAACTTCTTAAAAAAAGTTAACTTCTAATGCCTAAGACTTGGTGTCAGATAGTTGAACACAGATGTGGGTCACATTGACTatggtaaaaataaataataaaataataattaaaaaaaaaaaagaaagaaagaagaagatagaaTGGAGGCGTGATTGGAATTAATTTGAGAACAACTGATATGTAGTTCATGAATTGGTACTTGTTGCATTTctgttaattaattgttttgtttttcttcaatgaatgAGCTATACATCAGTTTACATGAATGAGCTATacattcttttaattaattgttttgtttttcttcaatgaatgagctatacatcagtttagtaagcatctgttagtaaaagatttagtaccCCTACCATTTCGCTTGCTAATAATAAGTTAAACCTGGCCCCTCCTCCATTTTAGAAGTTAGGTTCCTCCTCTTGTTTTGCTTTCtcgcatttttcttctttgctttCTGGCAGTTTCCTCCATCTTATCTTAGAATAAGCTAAACCTGTTTTTAGGTGGTTATCATCTGTAACATCTGATGTTAGTATTTTAcatgtatttctttttgtttatgctTTAGCTATAAGAGTATTATCCTTTTCTGTATAACAGGTGGACCATTTGTTCAAGCACCGGATCAATAGCAGTGTAGAGCATGCTTCTAATTATATCAAGCAATTCCCGTCTCCTATTATTTCTATTATAGCAAAGTTCATCTCCTTCGTATCTGGCGGCTTTGCTGCTATCCTAATCATCATTGCATTTCTGGAGGAGTCGCTGCTAGAGGGCCATGTACTTGAATTCTtacatgttttgttttaatgGCATATCACACCTTGTATATATTGTTTATagatgctatttttttttcattattttcaaacCATGCAGATATTTGGTCGCAACTTGTTTTGGTATGCTGCTGTTTTTGGAACTATAACAGCTATAAGCCGGGCTGCTATTACAGATGAGCTTCTAGTCCTTGATCCTGAGGGAGCAATGTCTATGGTGGTCCAACATACACATTATATGCCAAAGAGGTGGCGTGGCAAAGAAAATACTGAGATGGTCTGCATCGAGTTTCAAACCCTATTTCAGGTACTTGAGTGGTTTTCATGTTTTCACTGAAGTAGAGCTGGCATGAGTGGTTGAGCAAGAAAGTTCTAGAAacttctttttagttttaattagaAAAGAGTACATTAGTTGAACTATGAGAATTGATATCTAGCAGTCCTAGTTAAATCCAAATAGACACAAGGCAGAGTGCTGGGAGATATTAATTGTTTACATGGACTTTGATATGGTTTCAGGTTAGCTACATACTCAATTGTTGGATTCAGTTGTGTTGATACATTTTCTCACCCTGGTAGCCATTCCCTTACCATGGGATTTTGTGTCAATATGGGTATAGCAGGGTGAAGCGGTGTCAGTTGGGTATTAGTCTGAATTTGCTTGCATCTATTAGCTCTGTCCCCTCCCCCATTCCTTATGCTTGGGTCAGTTTGAGTAATTGCGAGCTTGGTTCATATAAACATTTTGTGAACTGATTTTGCTTGAAAGTTTGGCAAATTTTTTCTGAGGGCCATATCTTCATCCTTCTTATTGTACGGGTTATTGGTGGTACCGACCATGAATAGTCAATCTTTTCTCTGGTTGGGAATACGTATAACTCTGGGCTTAGTACGTCAACGTTTTATCCCGTTTTCTTTGGCATGGACTGGTAATTTATCTAATTGCATTTGCATTTAGAATTGCAGAGTTGTTGCATTGAGAAAGCATCCTGCATAGAATGGTATTAAATAGTTGTATGCATCACATTGTAGATAGGATCATGAATCATGGGACTTGTGCATAATCTTCTTTGTTGTATATTGTCGTAAGTGTCCACATCTCCACTATGGTATGCTGCTGTCTTTTCTAGGGGTGCATTTTCATGCAGTATTTtgcttacttttttcttcttaggCAGTTTGATTCCTGGATGGGTTAGAGAAATATTTCTGGGCTTCACTTGGGCAAATTGacgataatatatattttttttcatccatgATAGAGAAggttttaactatttttatgctcatgagattttttttttttttcccctccgATGCAGTATACTGGAATGATGCTACTTGAGGAGATGGCCTCAATTTTCCTCACTCCGTATTTACTTATATTTGTTGTCCCAAAGGTTGTTTACTTTTTCAATAGACAATAATATTCTTCCACACCATAAATGCTAGTTTTTGAACTGACATGTCCTATTTCTATTTTGCAGCGTGTGGATGACATTTTGCAGTTCATTGCAGATTCTACAGTGAATATTGAAGGTGTTGGTCATGTCTGCAGGTTAGTCTTCCTTCTTTGTTCTAATTCTCCTTTCTGGTGCCGCCATGACTTGACTTTAGTGGCcttttttgacatgttttcttaacattgacaatattttcatttcttctttacTCTCTTGATCTTTTGGCAGCTTTAGTGTCTTTGACTTTCAAAAGCATGGCAATAGCAATTATGGTTCACCACACAGTGCTCCTCGCATTGAAAGGAGTTCTCAGGGGAAAATGGAGAAATCATTTTTGAGGTATGATCGTAGCTATATTTCTTGTAGGATTGATATAATTGAGGTCATGAAGCCTTACCTTCTATAACATTTGATTTGGAAAAATTCCTAGAATATTCTCTGCGCAGTTTCAATCTcctatcttttgatttttttttttttctttctttttcaactaTTAAAATAAATGCCAACAAGGCTGGAAGCACCAGTGCTGCTGCAACTGCCAGTCCTTTAGTCTCTATCTTCAATTCCTTATCCTGCTTAATTGTCTACCAGAGAAACTGGAATTTCATGTCTATGATTATTTGGGTTTCCACTGTATGAGTTTCAAATGCATTATCATTTTATAttagaaattgaaaattagCAGCAGTGATTTCCAATATGCTATTTGTGAAGTTGTAGCTACCATAGTgctttcaattaattatttcctTCACTGCTTCTCAATTTTCAATCTTTCTATTTTGGTTGCAGCTTTCAGAGTAGCTATCCTTCATGGGAACCAAACACTCAGGGAAAGCAGTTTATATCAAATCTTAGGACTTTCAGGGAGCAAAATCTGCAAGGTCAGGGAACTAGACAGGCATATTCTCCTTCTAGAATGTGGCAAGGGAGCCCCACTTTTAGAGGCTGTGGAGACCGACGCAACGTTTTCTCAAGGGAGCTTACACATAATAATGTTGGGACTGGCTATCACTTGGGTTCTCTCTGGCTAATTGATGCAGATCAAAAGAATCACCCTTATCTTCTTGATTGGTATTATATGTCACAACCTAACCGCACGACTGGTTACTCGAGAGACGGTGCACTGCAACCTTCTGTAGCAACTGAGCAACGTCCTGGAGATTACTGGACACCATCCAACTTGACACAAAATGAACCGAAGTGTGAAGAATACTGGGGTGACCATTATGATCAGGATCGAACACAATCCCATCTGGGGGCTTCTACATCAACTCGTTTCTTCCGGGATAGTGTACTAAGGCATCATGATTCTAGCAATTTGCCAAACCCAACCAGAAGCCATTGGTGGGCTAGAAGTGGCCCAGATGGTGCCCAGCTCCAGACAAGTTTTAAGGAGCCTCCTGATTTCAATCGCCAAAGTTCAgacaattataatgataatttttcagATAAAATCTCAGAGGACCAAGAACAACACTTGGACTGGAGAAATGACTTCCACTTATCCCGAACCACTTACATGGACGACTTAGAGGCCGGAGAGTTGAATCTTCATTTCGATGATATATATAGCAGACCTCCAGAAACTCCCAGAATAAATCCTGAGGCTACAAGCTTCGGCTGATCAGGCAATTGGAATGCACATGGGTTTCCAGTACTCTAATTGTGATATCTGTTCTGTGTATAAAGGAAACTGTGTATTCTTTTTGTATATAAATTCATTACGGGGTTAGTTTCTCAATAGGCTTCAAGCTTGATCTGGAAGGTGACCCAGGTCCAGATTCCCCAGAGGCATTCTGAAAATGTAAAAACTAGAAACAAATACAAGACAAGTTATCGACCGCATTGGTTTATATCTTAAACTGCTTTTGCTTTAAGGATGTGGAAAGTGGCCGACATTGTCTTGGGCATTTTAGAACAAGTTGATGTTTGTCCATTTGCTTTGTGAATTCACAAGGAAAATTTGGTTTCTACTAAGAGTGTTGTACCTGATTGTGAAGATATTGATGTTTGAGGATTACCTGGCTTGCAAAAATGCGATTCGGCTTGGAACCGCGACTTGATACGTGTTCTTTGTGTCCTGTTATGGAACACGTCTCAATATTGTGCACggataaaactttttttattttttattttttttaagtattatttaGGATGGAAATATTAGTCCTTTTTATTTGATAGCTAAAAGAGACATGATAGTCCTTGTCAATTAAGTTCTTTAATTTGGATGTACACTTCAAATTCATATTCTATCTTAGATCgactttataaaaattaaatttgtacatatcatgtcttattcttttttctcactGGTGAAGTCCTTAACATGAGGTTTTAGAAAGTATTATCAATGCTTTTaataagaagaggaaaacaaaaaacccaataaaagagGAGGTTGAGGACATGAGAGAAGTGAAATTGTTCGTAGCTTAGGATATGATGGTCTAGTGTTGTGGATGACATAGTGCTGCATTAGGACTGTGGATGCTAATTTTGTTTGCTGTTGTATTAGTTTGGTTGATGCTTAAGCTTTTGTTGTTGAtgtaattttggtttttctttttcatttttcatgtctatttttccatttatttttcgaTAATGGAATAAATTAGAAAGAAGCGCCTTTAATCATTATAGGGAATTTGAAAGGTTTTCCATTTAACATGTGCGACAAACTAAAACCATAACTTTTATTTAGAGtccaaattatataaatttaaaatttaaaagtgcAAGTGACAATGTGATGGTAATTGAGAAGAGAAAATACCCTTTAATTCCTTACTCTTCTTATTTTGTAGATGTTTGTACAGTTGACCGCACGTAGATTCTAGTCAAGGAGACCtactaagagaaaaaaaaaaaaaaaaaaaagactcgtTGGAGGTATTAGTAAAAacactctgatgcttaagtcaatgaCGCATTTGAAAGAGAACCCAATAAAAGGAGAATAGGGAGGAAGATGTGCGTACATACCTCCAAATATGGACCATTACCTTCATCTATAGGACTGTGTCAATATGATAAGTGAGCTTGATATGGTAAGGATGAAGGTAATCAGACCAATACGAGGCGGCATATGCTCATAAATTGTTTTCCTAAGGGGATGCTTCAACGGCTTCTTCACTTACTGAATCAAgtttaaataaacaaaactgTGAATAAGAAGATGTCTTTCCTTTTATGGTTCCCTCACCATGTGTCCACTGGATAGACATTCGTTAGTCAATTCACTAGAGGGAGGATTGACCCACATACACAACCTAACTTGGGGCAAATGGACCTTTATGGGCTTGAGTGTCAACTAGCTTTATTGGGCTTGAGTTTGGCTTCTTCTAATATATGGCATCACGAGTAGAAAACAGAATGTTTCATAAAAGTTATGGTCAATTATCTTTTTTCCTCATAAACTATCACTCATTCATAAGTTGCCCCTATGAAGTAACACATGCAACATACAGCCACATTGAATTActattttgttacaaaaaatcCCGCCTTCAAGGAATCTTGTTAAATAATACGAAATATTCCTTTTTTGAGATATTAAATCTCCTTAAAGAATAGAACTACCCTCAAATAAATTTTCCAAAGACAACATCTCAAAAGACATTGAATTAAGaccacaacaccaaaaaaaaaaagaaaaaaaaaagcaaatactAATCACAAAAATATAGGTTGAGGGATTTAAAACTAATTATCACGGAATTATCACAAACCAAATTAGCACACGAACATTCCATAACAACTTACCTAGGTAAGGTAGAAGGTTAGCATGCCATacttttacatttaaaaaaaaaaaaaaaaaaaaaaaaccaggaaTTTCATGGCGATTTTCTAGAGAAAGAGCTCAAGAAAAGctcattacaaaacaatttcACGTCTTTTGGCAGAAGGATCATACCAAtccaaaacaattttacaattcTGTGAGCCTCTAGGGAGCTCCATCAACTGTTTACAAACAACCTTCACTTGATTATCCAAGTTCTTTCTAGGATACAATGAGGAAATTAAAACTATTTTCTCCAAGACAACAGCCTTCTTGAGCAAAATTTTTATGGCAGAGAGCTTCTTCTTATCTCCATCATAATAATAGACTTTAATCCACTTGAGATGGGATGAGAAACATGGAGGTGCTGGTTCCAATATCCTATCATCTTCCTCACAATTTGACGACAAAGTAAGCCCCCCCTgaatgataatttcaaaaaaaatgttttatccATTATTGTAAATTAGCAGTAATAATAAGGAATAGATATAAGATAGTACACATTTGTAGATCAAGTGAGGTTACCAAAAATTCCAAATTCTCAAGACAAGGAAATCTTCGCAATATCTTCAATAGTGCTTCACAATCAAGATCTACTGACGTTCCACCAAAATGGAACCCATAGGTACTGGCACTGAACTTCAAATCCACCAGGTTATTGAACATAGGCATATGTGGTAGGAGTTGTGTTGCATGTATTAGAACCTAAGCACAGGATAACGCAATGCatcataattaaaatacttctaaaaaaaaaaagcaaatgaaatgACAAACACAATATAAAACACATGTTGGGATCATGGAGGAGCatgattaataattatgagattagCAAAGAGAAGAATAACttagaattaaacaaaaaccTAATCTGCAATTTCCAATCAGTCACTAATGTAGGTAGAAAGTCATCTGGATTTAGTAGTAAGAGATTATAGGAGTGAGGCTTGTTACAAGGGAGTGAAACACCTTGGAAAATATCTCAAGTGATCGAGTTCATGATACACACACGGATACTCTAAATAATCTCTCTCGTGTGAACCTGTACCAGAATGACCATGCTACCCATTGAGTGGAAGCCTTCTCCAAACCATTTGCCTATACCAGAATGACAAAATGACTGGATAAACCCACACAGACAGTGTTTTGCAAGCAGAAGTTCAAAAATGTTGAATATGATTAAATTCTGTCATTTGCTGATGAAATAATTTCAGACAAGTTTTCATCTGCATTATAATTGATTCCTTAGGAGTCAAAACTCTGTGTGTCATGACATTTCCCCATCCACAAGAATGCCCGTGTAACATCTGTCATAACTTAAATAGGATGAAAACATAGAATGGTAACTTCCCTTTATATGACACTAGCTTTACCCTTTGGTTCGTTACCCCTTCCAATTTTACAGCTAAACCATACCACATTTATGCAAGCAATGCAAATGAGAGCTTAATTTCTCAAGCATTATGTTGATATGTTACTGTAGCATTTGAATTTACAAAGAGAGAAGCAGGCATACCTTAACCACATTAGGGGAAAGTCTTAGGAATTCTACGTTGCAGAGCCCTGTAAGAAGCTTATACATGCGATGAGCAATTTGTGCTGATGTATTAACATAACCAATATGAATATCTGCCTTTTCCAGAGAAAGTGACTCATATAAGCAATATTTGCTGAGGAGACTACCACAGTAATTAAATTCTTTGAGACTAACTCCAAAAATCATAACCTGACAACCATCCCTAAAGCtcaaattttctctctcaaactcaCCTATTCTCAGAAAATGAAGCTTGGGACCAGAAATACGCAAAACCTTGAGTCCCCCCCAATAGCAACCGTTTAATTTCAACTTCTCAAGGACTGGCAGACCAGAGAAAAACTGATGGGTTAAGTAATCATTCGAAAATGTTACTTTTCCGATAGTCAAGATTTTAAGATTTGAGAAACAAACTGTAGTGGGAAGCTTGAGGATACAACGCACATCAAGGTCCAAGCTTCTCAGTGTCTTACAAGTAAACAAGCAATAAGGCAATGAAAATTCTCCTTTGCAGTTTTGAAGCTCAATATGCAACTCTTGAACATTATGCCTTACTGCGGAAATGACCCACGTATTAACACGAGATGCAGCACTTAGCACATCACAACAG
Protein-coding sequences here:
- the LOC132165425 gene encoding autophagy-related protein 9, with product MMFSGPKSANLLSVFQSKWRGESSLTTGLLKDVSPEIELSDYGRVPPSPGSESPSGLLNGDTLNVEPIADLDLFFERLYSYYCEKGLWCIIIQWIVEVLSLGFTICFSGFFLLFVDWNGLRNAKCGMDAVESGIKPCDLAKDALHRHPLTPLTLTKAIIVGYLVIFSFYWIFCFLRFFAQLKDTLGIRHFYYNSLHVTDNEIQTMPWATILEKVVQLQSSQQLCVVKDLSAHDVVMRLMRKENYLIGMVNKGVLAFPISQWIPGVGPTVKFGTHGAQHRLILTKTLEWTLNWCILQSMFDRNFCVRREFISNPTTLKKRLMVVGLAMLLLSPFLVIFMLVYLFLRHAEQFYNHPSTASSRRWSTLSKWIFREYNEVDHLFKHRINSSVEHASNYIKQFPSPIISIIAKFISFVSGGFAAILIIIAFLEESLLEGHIFGRNLFWYAAVFGTITAISRAAITDELLVLDPEGAMSMVVQHTHYMPKRWRGKENTEMVCIEFQTLFQYTGMMLLEEMASIFLTPYLLIFVVPKRVDDILQFIADSTVNIEGVGHVCSFSVFDFQKHGNSNYGSPHSAPRIERSSQGKMEKSFLSFQSSYPSWEPNTQGKQFISNLRTFREQNLQGQGTRQAYSPSRMWQGSPTFRGCGDRRNVFSRELTHNNVGTGYHLGSLWLIDADQKNHPYLLDWYYMSQPNRTTGYSRDGALQPSVATEQRPGDYWTPSNLTQNEPKCEEYWGDHYDQDRTQSHLGASTSTRFFRDSVLRHHDSSNLPNPTRSHWWARSGPDGAQLQTSFKEPPDFNRQSSDNYNDNFSDKISEDQEQHLDWRNDFHLSRTTYMDDLEAGELNLHFDDIYSRPPETPRINPEATSFG
- the LOC132165764 gene encoding F-box/LRR-repeat protein At4g14103-like; the encoded protein is MEANSLIQKSQKKQKLNEQQDIDGNSKCLGNLPEEILRHILSFLPTQDAFMTSVLSKRWEYLWASIPNLDFDILHSWHPNKRRNRTLFMNFVDRVFCLRDSSDIKRFTFCCDVLSAASRVNTWVISAVRHNVQELHIELQNCKGEFSLPYCLFTCKTLRSLDLDVRCILKLPTTVCFSNLKILTIGKVTFSNDYLTHQFFSGLPVLEKLKLNGCYWGGLKVLRISGPKLHFLRIGEFERENLSFRDGCQVMIFGVSLKEFNYCGSLLSKYCLYESLSLEKADIHIGYVNTSAQIAHRMYKLLTGLCNVEFLRLSPNVVKVLIHATQLLPHMPMFNNLVDLKFSASTYGFHFGGTSVDLDCEALLKILRRFPCLENLEFLGGLTLSSNCEEDDRILEPAPPCFSSHLKWIKVYYYDGDKKKLSAIKILLKKAVVLEKIVLISSLYPRKNLDNQVKVVCKQLMELPRGSQNCKIVLDWYDPSAKRREIVL